The genomic interval GATACAACGAGCGCGCCAACACTACCTTTCGCTAGCATTACGACATCATCAGAAAGGAGTCGCGAGCTTGAATCCCAGCACTGCCGATGCAGTAATGTTTGCCTCGATTTTAATCCTCAACGACGCATTTTCCAGTTTACAAGTTCGTTGCATGAAGCCATACACACTGCCCACGCACTGGTTACAGATGGCTCGAGGAACCGCATCTGTATTTGCTGTTGCACTAGGCTTGATAAGACATGATCCAAACGCCAAAGCAATGGCACTCCTGCGCACTAAACCCGCGCTCACCAAACCAGAAGAACGACTTAATCGCCCCGAAATCCACCCTCTTTTCAACGCAATCCTCGCCTATCCCTCTCCTcacatctctatctctcctcAAAGCTACTCTGAAAATGGGGGCTATGACCCCTCAATTCCTCCCACGCACCTGACAGCCTACTTACAAACTCTCTCTTACctctcctccatccatctcaacatcATGCAGCGCGAACATCCCATGGCGACCGCCCGCCGCTTCACAGCCTTCGGACTGCAAGTCCCGAAACTTTTTATAGATTTGGTGGAAGAGAGACAACCGCGTGCACTGGTCATATTCGCATATTACTTTGCGATGGCAACGTGTTTGGTAGAGGGTGGTGGGCCAAGTGATAGAATCACTTTGCAGATGAAGAATGGGGAGGATTTGGATCTGGGGAAAACTTTTTGGTGGATGGGATCGATGGTGCGGAGGGAGATTGGTGGGATTAGTGGAATTTTACCGGGCGGCTGGGAGGGATTGATGAGTTGGCCGAGGAGGGTGGCCGGATTGGAGTAGTGGGCtgaaaatgattggattgaagagaagcttTCAAAATCGTGCGGTGTTTGGGTGTTTATCGTGTATTGGAGAGGTGGATATTAGTGTTTTTTGGCGTAAACGTGTGGAGTGCACACAGTACATGTAACAACTTGGGTAGGGAGGGATATTTCTTAGCATCTGTAATTTTAGCATGTATCTCTTCAGATTTGTTTCGAGTATTATACCCTATTGTAGCTAGTACAATCTCAGCTGTACACGCACGTAAATAGCATCTTAATCTAGCATAGCTGAGGAATAATGTGGTTATATCATCATGCACGCTGAAACCCTCTCGTGTCAAAATATCTCAAGTGCGGTGGGAAGACCTCGTTTCTTATGAAATTGGCTGCTTCGTGATTTCAAACACGGCTTCGTGGTTCTTGTCATTTGGACGGCGATACAAACTTCCAGTAACCTTTCGCATCTCCTCGAGTCAAAGTTCCAGTCCATGACAATCATGTCAGTAATCAAATAGAAAGCAATCACAGCCAAGCTCAGACATATCAAAATCGTATATTCATATCTTTCATCAACAAGAACGAGCTAGAGCCCCTTAAGAAATGTGACATTCCTTTCCTCATTACTCTCTCTCATCACATAGCTTAGCCGTAACCCCCCTTGACAATAAATCAATCCAGGTCCGGCACGGGCAAATGATCCAACAACTTTACTTTCATGcccaaatccttcaaagcCTTCAAGGCATTTCGATCTCTCAACTCTTCCGTCTCTTTCTCGCTTACTAAAACAAAATCATGTTTCAAGACTTTTGATCCTTCGGGAACTGAATACTTCTTCGCGATCTCGGCGGTTGCGGGTTCGAAATCAACGATCAGTGATTGTTTTACTCCGAACACTGCGTCTGATGATTCGTATGGATCGCCTCGGAGATATAATGCactattttttatattttttatgtTAGTGTGAGTTATAGAGTTAAATTGTTAGTGCGGGATATTTAACGAACGTAATAAGATGATCCCAACCAGGCTTTTCAAACATAAAATGCATGTGAGCCGGTCTCCACGGATGtctcttcaacaatttcaaaagctGGCCCACAGGCCCATCATGCGGGATGGGATAGGGAACAGGCACGATTGCCTTGAACCAGAATTCTCCATTCGAATCACTTTTCATCACGCATCTTCCATCGGGCCCGTTGCGGACGTCGTGTTGGACATCATAGTGGCCTGTGGAATCTGTCTCCCAGATATCGATTTTGACATCCGAAATGGGAGCTCCGGAGACGTCTTTGATGGTGCAGAGAACGATGCATGGATCGCCTTGCGGATCGGAACACATCTTGTCGCCTGATGCCATTACTTCTGCATCGTGGGTGTGGAAGGGACCGAGGACGCTTCCTTCGGTTGAAGATGCGGGCTTGGGATGGTCTATGGCGTCGACTAGGAGAGAGAGTCCGAGGATATCTGATAGAAGGATGTATTCCTGGCCACTTTGTCAATTCTCGTCActgatttgaatgttgagTATAGTGGAATggatattatatacatacatgtcTAACGTCACTAGATATCTGACCAACCCTCACCAAGAAATTTAATGCGGCCATCCATTCTTTAGTACTCAAGCGTGTTTCACGGGCAAAATCATGGAGATGTGTAACGAGTCTTTCCATAACATATGTGAGACGTTCATCGCTTCCTTGAGAATTTATTCGGATGGTGTTTTCGGTAATGTTGTCGATGGTGAGATCTTTCATGGGGGGGATGTTTATTTGTGAGGGATCCATGGtgagatagataaataagaTCTATATATGGGTACTTGTGTGGGAGTGGAATGAAGTATTTCAAACAGAGAGAGATTGAAGCTTTGAGTGCGGGGTTGACGAGCTTTCCAGTCGTAGATCGTATTTCTTATGTAAAATGAGGTTGTGATATTGAAACTACTTCAGTGTTATGGAAATCCTATCTCCTTTTTATATACTCAACAATTCTCAACAGGAGAACTAAAAAGCCCAAAGCAATGTTTAACAAATCCTTTATAAGTAATTACAAACAAACACTAGCACCTGCGTCCCTTCCGTCCCACGCACCCCTCAGACGCGGCAATCAAAATCGGACacatcccctccccttccttaGATGCTTCGGATCCCCACCACATACCGTGCTCCAATCCTTAGTATTGCGGGGAGCTAGCTATATGACCTTAGAAATTCGATTCCAGCCAACCAAACCCTTTCTTTTTCGCGACTTCTACCCCACGCGAAAATTACTGCAAGTAATCTGAACCCTTCCTGTCGTATCTGTTCCCGGCGATAATTATATCAACCCGCATGATATAGAGTGTGATACATGATATCAAATGCCggaaatggatatgaatgaagGAAACGAACCATCAGGCGACGAAATCGCAAACGTGGtattaaaacaatttgaCGAATTGCCCACGAAGAGAAAACCTTTGAGtaggggagagggggttaGGGAATGGGTACCTTTGAGTGGGATTGTTGCTTCTGGTAGGTGAACTTTGGAGGAAGGTTCTTAGGTTGATTGGAAATCTGTTGATTGGAGATGTCTCATCGATATGATTCTGTGTTGATTGGTACGGTAAGGCTGATTCGAGGTAGGTGAGAATGGATTGACTTGTTTGGCTCTTGCGTGAGTTTTCTACGAAAAATTTAATGGGATTTTTTCCTCGATCATTTATGCATAAAGATGAAGGCAATAGGAGATTTGCGGGACGTGAAGTCACGTTTTGATTCAATCAAcagcttcatcttctattGTATAGAGTATCGTTACATCACTTTCATTCCTAACACCATCCCAATTCAGAACCGGCATGAAATGTCTTCCGCAGTCCAAACTTTCCCATGCACAAGGCAACGTGCTTCACGACTGGCACGCGGAAATCCTCTGTCTGCGCACCCTCAACCATTTCTTCCTGCAAGAAATTCTCGCTCTTCTTTCTACCCCCTCAATTCCCTCCCAGTACCTCCAACAACGCTCTCCCGAGTCCATCACACATGATTCATTCCAACCTTTCGAACTCAAACCCCACATCAAGCTCTTCATGTATTGTTCCGAAGCACCCTGCGGTGACGCAAGCATGGAGCTCACAATGGCATCTCAAGACGATCCGACACCTTGGGATTTACCATCTACCAGCACCTCTTCCTCAGACATCAAACCCGAACTCCCAGGCCGAGCCAACTTCCAACTTCTCGGACGCGTACGTCGCAAACCCTCACGTCCAGACGCACCTCCCACCCTCTCGAAATCCTGTTCCGATAAACTAGCTACATCTCAATACACAtccatcctctcctctctcacaTCCCTCTTTATCTCCCCTCAAAACATGTATTTGCATTCCCTCATCCTCCCCGAAACGCAATATAACGAAACAGGCTTCGTGCGATGTTTCCAGACTCGTCTAACCACTCTACGAAACAAAGAGAGAGGAACAAGAGAAAGTGGGTATGGATTTCACGAAGTCGGTATCAAAACCACAGAGAAAGAATTCGTGTATTCTCGACGAGCAGAAGCTCACAAGACGAAAACAATCGAATATGTAAGTAGCAATATATCCACCTCTTGGGTGCGTGGCGATGGGAAATCAGGCGGGGAAACGCTGGTAAATGGGGCGTTGCAGGGaagaaaacaatttgatGTGAAAGGTGCTAGTAGGGTTTGTAGAAGAAGAGGTTGGAAATTGGGACTTGAAGTTCTGGGCGCGATTACAGCAAGGCAGATTGGTGGGAAGGAGGTTGTGAGGAGGATTTGCAGGGGTTTGGAGGTGGATGAATATAGGAATTTAAAGGAAAGTGACATattgagagagaggaggagggcaAAGGAAGAAGTGAGGGAGTGcctgggtggatgggtgagGAATGAGggggatgatggatttggggTTGAGACTCCAAACCATTAAAAATGACAATTATACTGCAAATGAATTTATCAAATCACCAATATCACCACCATCTTGATAAACATATTTACCACTTTGATGTTGAGTGTATtgaattaattcaaaattgtaCGTAAACTCCGCCTGGGTATATGTACCGTTATGTCCGAAGTCCAAAGCCTTCAAACGCCCAGCCAGTACGTGTTTTAACATTTCCTATTTCTCCCTTTAATGCAAATATGTTAAAACTCCTTGAAATCGATATCCATTCCATACGCCTGGAGAGAAGCCACGAGTCGAAGCACAATACAGTAACAAAACAATTGCAACCGAAGTTTTTAGAAAAGCTGCTCCACTGTGTTCTCAGCATTGTAATCCTTAGTAGCTTCTCTTGTTTCTGCATCCTCAATAATAGATGCCTCTTGTTTACTCAACTTGGCGAGTTCCTCGGTCAAAGTCTTTGTGGAATAGGCATATTGCTCTGCATGGTTACCACGCCAGCCATAGTGTTTGCATTTCTTGAGGGGCTTGATACACAGATTCTTTAGTTCGTCAGGTATATCTCCCATATCCGGAATGACCTGACCAGGATGTGGAGTAGTTTCACCAAGATGCTTTGTTTCCTCAGTACGAGGACCAAGAATACCAGTGGCGAGATAGCTTTTGCCCTCTTCGCTTGCACACCAAGCACCAAACTCATATTCATTTAGAGCGAGACGATTATCGTACCCGCAAATTTCCTTGGCCTCAACATCTGGATGTTCTTGTGCGATCTTAGCCCGACGGTTCATCATGATCAAAAGTTTTTGCGCCATCTTGAAACCTTCAATGCGCTGTTCAATGACGGTGCGTCCAGCCTTAATCTTGTTTATGGTAGATTCTTCTTCGGGAAGTAGATAGTTGAGGCCTAGTGGTTGACTTGGGTCGTGTCCTTCAGGTACTGGCAACTTCGGCCTTGAACCAAGGGCATGGAAATCGGCTGCTGTCTTACATGAAGTCAACAACGCTCCAAATTCTTCCTCATTCAATGCACCACCTATAGTACGTTTTTGATTGGAGCGCAACTTTGCGGCAACAAATTCCCAAAAAGCAGTTGCGTGCTCATCACTGCAATACTTGCTAGGTGGCTCGTCCATAACACGAGCTGCCTTCCTACATCCATCAACGTTATGATATCTGCAAATTCGCTTCCATGTAGTAAATTCAGTTTCGGAGCTGCAATTTGGACAAATGAATCGATCAAGCAGATTTTTCGCGTCCTCGACATCAACATCGATACATGAGCAATGATACCAGTCTTGGCAACCTCCATCACAAAAGATCATCATGCGGTGATCATCAGGACCGCGACATATACAGTATTCACCACCATCATTGctgccatcatcatcagacGGGCCACTTCTTCCACCGGGAGTGGCGCTATTACGTTGCGATCTAGCATCTGTAGGGCCTGTGCAAATGTATTAGTATGTACAAGTGACATGTTTATATTTGCGCTGGTGGGAATTGTACCTTCGGGCTTGGCTGATTTGGGTTGAGTTTTTTTGAAAGGAGCGACactgctcttcttctttagcATCGGTCCCTTCTCCGACTTTATCTGGGATGGTACAGGACTGCTATGCTTAGGAGCAGATGGCCCGGGAGACCCTTGACTGGAGGATGGCAGTGCTTTTCGAGCACGACCTTCACTCTTGATCTGTTCGGAGATACTTAATGGTATTCTATCATTGAAGCTTGGTGTACCGTCCCTTGAGCTCGTAGATGGAGCTTTTGGAATTCGGGGTGGTGGCTTGGGCTTTGGCGTTCTTTTAGGAGGAGGTGCGATGCCAGCAGCCAGATCTGCCGCGGCCTCCGcttccttctcatctctttcctttAAGATTCTGAGTGCCAATTGATAAGTCTCACCAGTCAGCCTAATCTTTCTGGATTCAGACGCATTCTTTTTGGCTCTGTTGTAAAATCGAGAATCTGCGGCAACGTAGATCTTATTCCATCTATCATCATCTACACCGGGAGGTGTCGGCTTCGCCTCAGGATATTTGTATCTGTAACCAGGAGCgttgtttgatattttggatttggtagCAGAaagtttgggttttgggggtTCTGGAGCAGTTGCCTGCTCTTCTGTCTGCTCCTCTGTTTGTTCATCAACAAAATTTTCAACAACAGAAGCCTCATTTGGGGCTTCAACTATTTCCTCAACTGCAACCTTGTTTGAAGTTTCGGTATCCATTGACTGTAAAATATGTCAATTCAAGCAAGAACATTTGGCACAAATCTTGAAGGTCAACACCGCGCAAGGCTCTACCAGAAGAGCTTGgtttaaagaaaataatggCTTACCTCGACTTCACCAACAGCCTGAGGCGTCTCGACACGAGAATCAATATCCATTGAATCCATAATTATCTGTCTTTGATGTCTTTTCCGGTCTACAATCAACAAATTCGACTTCAAACTGATAATTCAAGTAGTATTGGAACAATCGGTAAGATAAAATGCGATTCGAGGCTGATAAAGCTCGGACCATCTTTCATGGGGCTTCATCAGCCTTGTCTATGATATCACATGGGATCTAGATGCCTTTTCCTGTACGTAGTGAGATACTCAACAGCAAACCCCAAACTTCATCTCCTCTTAGATCACACGGGATTGTGGCATATATGGTACTTTTCAGATGCCTACAGGACTATAATCGAGACAAACTGGTATACTACATCATGTTATTTAAACCCTATAAGGAGAGTGGACACATGAGCAAGCCATGATCAGATACTCCTTCGGATCATTTCTATCACGTTGACCTCTGAGTTCCCGAACTGACAGATAAT from Botrytis cinerea B05.10 chromosome 9, complete sequence carries:
- the Bcspp1 gene encoding Bcspp1; protein product: MDSMDIDSRVETPQAVGEVESMDTETSNKVAVEEIVEAPNEASVVENFVDEQTEEQTEEQATAPEPPKPKLSATKSKISNNAPGYRYKYPEAKPTPPGVDDDRWNKIYVAADSRFYNRAKKNASESRKIRLTGETYQLALRILKERDEKEAEAAADLAAGIAPPPKRTPKPKPPPRIPKAPSTSSRDGTPSFNDRIPLSISEQIKSEGRARKALPSSSQGSPGPSAPKHSSPVPSQIKSEKGPMLKKKSSVAPFKKTQPKSAKPEGPTDARSQRNSATPGGRSGPSDDDGSNDGGEYCICRGPDDHRMMIFCDGGCQDWYHCSCIDVDVEDAKNLLDRFICPNCSSETEFTTWKRICRYHNVDGCRKAARVMDEPPSKYCSDEHATAFWEFVAAKLRSNQKRTIGGALNEEEFGALLTSCKTAADFHALGSRPKLPVPEGHDPSQPLGLNYLLPEEESTINKIKAGRTVIEQRIEGFKMAQKLLIMMNRRAKIAQEHPDVEAKEICGYDNRLALNEYEFGAWCASEEGKSYLATGILGPRTEETKHLGETTPHPGQVIPDMGDIPDELKNLCIKPLKKCKHYGWRGNHAEQYAYSTKTLTEELAKLSKQEASIIEDAETREATKDYNAENTVEQLF